CACTCCATTTTAACCTTAGATATAAGATTAAAATGTTTTTGGAGCTTAAAGTATCTGTATAATTATTTATTATTCCTCATCGCCCACATTGTCATTATCTACACAACCAGCGATAAGAAGATTCATTTGGCAGAAGATCCTATTCATTTAGTTAGTTCGTGATTCTAACTATGCACATCCAAACTCAAATTTTAGCTTATTCTGATATAATGGTTTATAAATGAAAATTAGTATTTTTAAAAAACAAAGTTTTTATATAAGCTTTCATAATATACATCATGTCAAGTACGATAAAAATTGTCTCTCCCACATCCTTAATCACCTTCTTTGTACCGATTATAGCTTTAATAGGAGCAGTACTCTCTAAAAATTTCGTTTTTCTAGATTACGTTCACGTAATTACAGGGGGCACGTGGACTGGGATTGACCTTTTCATGGGTGTAATAATGAGTAGAATAATGAGATCATTAGAACCTCAAGTACGAGCAGAAATAATAAAAAGACTCGTTCCTCTGATGTTATTTTTCATGCCTTCCTTAGCTTCTGTCGCAACTACAGCTGGTGTATATATTGGTATGGATCTTGGAATATTTTCGATATCTAATAGACTTATCTTAATTGCAGGCATAATAGTTCTTATTTTACTGATACAAGGTTTTGGTATTTTCTTACCTAACGAGGTAAGAATATACTTGGAATTAAGAAAAGAAAACCCTGATGTAAAGAAGATCATTAAATTGGGAATGAGAAACATCTACTTATCGGGTAGTCAAGTCGTATTTCAAATAGCGATAATATTCATAATGGCTATGCTTACGGTTTAGACTAGGTGGTATATAAGGTTTGGTAAGTTACTTTGCGACTTGTAGAGTATTTGACCAGATTTTGCACGTATTGTCACTAAAATATAACGTAAGTTTTGAAGAGGTCAACAAAGCAATTGTTTTTCGTTATATTCACAATCTAAGCCGTTGAAAGCAGTTTCCATAAAGGCGCGAATTTTTGAATACTACAAATATACCCTATAAAGCATTATTAACATAAAAGATTTCAAGTAATTTTGCTCATAATTGTCACGCTCATCATCATATAATTTTTTCAGATATTTATTACTCAAAGATTTTATCCTCTTCCTAATCTAACCAAAGCAAGTTATACGTAGCTAAATTCCTAGATCCGCAAATATCGCAGGCGTTTACGTCTAACTCATTTATACTTCCACACGTTTTACATACCTTATACATACCGCCATTTCTATAACCCATGTTAAGAATTTTTGTCTGTATTATTTTTACATTTTTAGTCGTAGTAAGGAATTTAAAAAGCAATTTATCACTATATATTATAATGAGATTACCTACAATTGATCCGTTAGAAATCCCTAAAATAATGTTCTTATCGCTTAACGTAAATTCATATTTGAATTTATCTGAAATTGTTCTTTTTATAATAATTTTATTCCCTTCAACTATAAAATGATAAGTCTCAGAAAGGAAAATCGACAACAGAATTAGAAATGAGACGAAATATACCACGAAAGAGCTCATTACAAATATCATTATATCTTCTCTCCTCACCATAACGATTGAATAGCTAGAAAGAACGATACTAAAAACCATGAAACCAAGGTGCATACTCAAATTAACAGGATGAAATTCTATCAGACACAATATTTTGAGAAATAACGTCTTTTCCATAAAGACACATTCTCGTTTTAGACTTAAATAGCTTTTATATAGTGAAACATTTTGTGCTTACCTAAAACATCTTGTGCGGAAAGATAACGCTAATTTCTATCAGATATTTTGCTTTCTGTGGTTTTTGGAAACATACGTTACTTTTCGCATTCTCGATGTGGTAATTCAAACTTAACATACCCCCAAAATGTAAATAATTTAAAAATTGCTTGTTGTTATTAAATCTCCAATAAAGATCGAAGAGAGATCTCTTTTAAGGTGATATGCTTCTATTAAACATATAGTCTAAATTTGTTTAGGAAAAAGTTGTAGAAACTGAGCAATTCAAGTGGATGCAAATCCCAGTTTAAAGAGCTGGAAGATTGACCACACTAAACCATAGGCTGTGTTTAAGTTAAGATCCCTATATTCTAAAGCGGATTTACCCTTTGTCTCCTTAAGTCTTTCAAAATACCATTCAATAGTGTTGAATATCTTATCTATCATATACGTTACTACTGACCTTATAAACGGATTTTTACTGGTATACGCTATGGTTTTACTTAACCTTCTAGTTATTTTCAGATCATACTTCCATGAAATATACAGTAGATCCCAGTATCTTGATGGTAGTTTATCTAATACTGGAAGAGGATTATCCCTTATCTTAGATAATCCCATGGGTATCACAGGCAAGGGAAATATCCACGCTATCGGTTCATGATCTATTATATACTCTACAATTTTTATGGAATCCTCTACATCATCGTCAGTCTCTTCCGGGTAACCTATTGTCATTGTATAGCATGGGAAAATATAGCTCTCATTCATTATCGCGGTAGCTTCCACTATTAAGTCTTTCCAGTGACTGTAATTCCAAGGATATGCTTTCATCTTCATGTACTTATTAAATATCTTCTCGCTTCCAGTTTCCAATCCCACAACTGGTGCCACCGCCTTTTCCTCACTCCAACCAGCAATCTCACCCATTGCCTTAACGGTTTTTGGACTTAATTTGACTGGGGCAGCGGAAATATGAGCGAAGTTTATATAATCAACTCCAACCTTCTTTAACTCAGTATATAATTTGACTATAGCATCGTGATTAACCTCATTAAGTCTCTTAGTCCCATATAACATCATATCATCAGTTATTAGACTAACATCTCTAATCCCAGCCTTCATATTAACTTCAACTTCCTTCATTATGTAATCTATGGGGAAAGACATGAATGTATCCGGCGTTACGGAACAGAACCAACATCCTCTAGGACAGCCTCTGGTAATTTGAACCTCTCCACCTCTCGCTGGATTTATAATAGGTGGTATATCGTCTAATTTTATAGGATATCTTCCTTTAACTACTTTTGGAACTTCTTCACCTTCTTCGAGTTTTTTAACTACTTCCGGTAAATCCACCTCAGCATGCCCTATAAATACCACATCAACCCATGATGGTGGATCTCTTTCCAATTGCCATGCTCCCGCACCACCAACCACTACTTTTAGATTATACTTTCCCTTTAACTTACTTATCTTTTCTCCTAATTCATCAAAGAATTTAGCAGTCCAGGTTTCTCCTCCTCCAAATATTATGCTTAATTTTGCGCTTACCGGTTCAATACCTTTAGGATCATGAACGTTTACCCCGATTACCTTAGCACCTTTACTAGCAACTTTTTCTAATTTTTCCGGAGTAGTAACTATCGTATTAAACCCATTTTTAGATAATATTGCCTCAACTTTTCTTAAAGGATATGGAGCTATTAACGCTCTACCCTCTTTATCGGTGGGGATAGGCGGTGTAAATATTCTATCCATAAAGAATCTGGGCACTAACCTATAAGGTAAACATGCTACATACCCTAAGGGAGAAATACCGCCATAGTCAGTAAAAGTCCCTCTATCTGACGTTAAAATCACATCATACATCTTTTAACTCACCTCTTGATACATTTAAATAAAATACACTCAAAAATTTAAACTTTCGTTCTATAAAATATTAGTTGACTAACTTTTATGTACATGAAAGCCACTGCATTCTAAACTACTATCAAACGTATAGTTTATCCTCATTATCAGTTACAACATATTTTTCGTCATTAGCATCAATCCAGTATGCTATTAATATTTTACATAAGCTAGTTTTAATGATTAAGGATAGTGGATGTGACGCATCATATCCAACTAATCCAGAAATGTTGTCTCCTCAGCGATAAAGAGGCTCATGAAAGATCTTTAGCTAACATGCAGAGATTAATGCTAGTATTATCAAACAAAGAAATAATAGAATTATGGCAAAAGTAACCTATTGCTGAAAAAACCACATTAACGTCAATATTTTTACTATATCTGCAGTTAAAAACAATTTTTATGAAACAATGTGAGTCTACAGAACCACATAAAGTAATCCCTTCTTATAGATAGTTGGATCAGAAAACGAGTATAAATTAAGCAAGGATAGAGTAATAGTTTATCTAAGGGGTTTGTGTCTCATTGAATTTCATATACTTTGTATTCAAATTTCGACCCTTGGACTTCACCGAAGTCGCGTATGCTCATCCTTCTCCATCCCATTAGGGGGATAACCCCACTCACCCTAAAAGGGTGAGGAAACCCCCACATCTTGTAACTATCCTTACCCCATTCGGGAATTTCTCATCCACATCTGAGGTAAGGCTACTACGTTTTAGACTGTGTGCAAATTATATAAATTTTACGCTGAGACAGAAACAGTTTTTCACGGCAATAATAGCACATTTTTTATTTGTAATATAAACGATTATCCACTATCATTGCACACTTACTTAACTTATGCCTAATGGTATTTTCATTTTCAATGATGTGAATAACCTCATATCCCTTAGCTAGGTACCAATCTGAGATAATTTTCCTATGGCAATTCCAAGGTAATTTCTCGGCACACATTATCGCCTTTACCTTGTTAATTTTCTCGATTTCTTTTAATGCGCTAATTGCTTTATCGTTTTCAAGAATATAAGTAGCATATGCTCTAAAACCCTCACTTTCAAAACACTTTCCAATCCCTCTATCTTCTACATCTTTTCTAAACTTCCTATATCCTCCTAACTCCTCTTTCCACAAATATTCTACTCCTTCTTTCTCTAACTCTATCATAAGATTTTCTCTATTAAAATGAGGGTATTTAGAACTCCTAGGCCACCTTCTCACATCTATTAGTACTTCAATTTTATACCTTTTCAACAAAAATAAAAAATCCTCTAGAGATCGATTAGAGTGACCTATTGTATACATTACGCAATACCCAAATCACTTAGTATTTTCATTGCAGAGTTTCTTCCAGGGACTCCAGTAACTTGCCCACCAGGGTACGTTCCAGATCCTGTTACGTAAAGGTTCTTTATCGGAGTAGTATAGCCCCATCCTTTAACGGGCCTATTATCAAATAGATATTCCGTATACATTGGCATATGATTCATATCACCATAGGGCGCATAGTACTCCTTCTCTAGCTTAAAGGCATCTAATCTATCTACATAAATAGTTTTCTTCTCTAAATCGGGGAAGAATTCCTTAGCCTCATCATAACTTCCCATTATTGTCATAACATGACCACCTAAGCTATCATCAACCGCTGAGGGAATAGTTATTTCACCTATGGGTAATGTAAACAATGTATCTAGGTGTTGTTTCATATAGTCTGGCAATTTAGGCAACTCTCTCATTAGTACTGTGTCTCTCTTCCATCTTGGCCTAAAATCTGGGTGATTAACCTTAAGCAAACCATTAGTTAACTTTCCCAACAAAACTGGACTGGCTGCATTTAGTACGATTTTGCTTTCAATTATTTTGTCACCGAACCTTACTCCCCCTGCTATGTTATCTTTAATAATTATTTCTTCAACTTTTGTGTTAAAAATAAAATCCACACCAAGTTGCTTAGCCCTTTCCGCTAAGATCTCTGCAACTTTTCCCATACCTCCCCTTACAATTTTCCAATCTAAACTGAAGTAGTAAGCTACTACGTAAGCGGGTAAATCGTACATAAAACCGTATGAAAAGTACGGATGAAACTCTTCATCTAGGTACTCGTTTAGAAACTTTCTAGATGGCTCTGCAAAAATTTCTAATTCTGTGCCCTTAATCGCTTCCTTAAAGTCCTCAAAAGAAGGTGGTTTTATTACGTATTGCATTTCCTTTTCAATTTTCTCTTTGATCTTGAATAAGAGTTCCTCCATTTTAGGATACTTTATCTGGCCTAGTCTTTTAAATTCCTCAAATCTCTTTTCTTTATCTCTCCAAATTTTTACGACCTTTCCTTCATCAGTGACGAAAACATCAGCCACATCTGAATCAATCGTAGGAAAACTTACTCCAAGTTCTGCTTGAATCTTTTTAGGAAATAATCCTAATACATAAGAGGCTCTACTATATTTTACTCCTTTATACTCAGCAGTATCACTCATTCCACCTGGTCTACTTCTAGCCTCAACCACAAGTACTCTTAGCCCTTTTTGGGCAAGATATATGGACGATACCAAACCATTATGACCTGCACCAATAATAACAACGTCGTACCTCATACTCTAATACTTTAGCCTAGAAGTAATTAAAGTTGTATTAAATCTGGCTTATACTATTTAGATTTCATATTAAATTCATGTAATAATAATATTTTCCCCGAAAAATATTGACTAAGTAAGGGAAGTTACTCCTTTCAACATAGATTACATCTCAAAACCCCCCTCTCGTATTTTTCCTTTTCTCATTGTAATTCGCTTAGTATCATTTCCTCTAAACCCCATTACGCAAAACATTTAGAGAAGAATTATCATAAATAATGAATGACCAGACTATATTTAGGACAATAAATATCCTAATTAGAAAATCTCAAATTATCAATGACAAATCCAACATCTAGGACAATCCCTTTATTTATTTTTAGGATGTGCTCCACAACCCTCTTTTAGCAGTTGAAAGCAGTTTCCATGAAAGTGTTAGATTTATATACTGCAGCCAAGATCTACCTTTTTAGATCCCACCCTAGGATGTGGATGGTAAATTACCGAATAGTGGTGGGGTTAAAACAAGATGTGGGGTTTTCTCAGAGGGTGAGTGAGGTTATCTCTCTAATGAGATTGAAGAGGATGAGCGGAAAAATCCGTGACTTCGGTGAAATCCAAGGGCTGAGAGCTGAATACAAACAAAGAGATTCAATGAGACCCAAACTTCTTATAGACTAGTTCACTTATTGGAAGATAGTTTAACATCTATTTTTATACCTGGTCTATCTTTACAAGAGTCTTCTGTCATACTAGTATTAGGAATGGGTATTTTCTTCGTATACACTATTTTTAAGTTATTACAAATTAAAGACGTTTCCTTAAGATCCTTTGGTGCTAAAAATATTATAAATATTTTTCGTACGCCATCTAAATATTCATTATTTAGTGCTCTAAACGTATAAATTATGCTGCGACCTACTGCGTTGGCTATTATAGCCCCTATTTTAGGTTCCCATTTATATGTAAACTTTATTCCAGCATCAAGAAAAGGTATGAATTTAAGGTTATTTAAGTCTAAACCAACATTTATATCTGCGTTATAGTTCCTTGATTCCCATTGCGTTGTAGGGAAGCTATCTATTATCTGAATCTCATTATTATTATTAAATTCTAAATTAATATGGATTTCTTCAACACCTTTCAACTCATCATTTACGCTTTCAATACCTACTGCTATCTCTATCATGTAGAAATTATATTTGTCTTTCCACTGTTCTATTAGTGAGGTATTCATAAAAATATCTTGTTCATTTTTTGTAACCTCCTTTTCTTGTTTATTTTCTAAACAGTTTTTAGATGATTTTGTTAAATCGAATGCAAGAATATAGTCTGGAAAGAGAATATTTCCTAGCTGAGAAATTGACTTATTCTCACTCTCTCCTTTTATCTCCTTTAATAATCTTTCCTCAATACTCTTAGATTGTCCAAAAGGAATTTTCATTTTCTTACCTCATAATATTGATCATTAAATGAAGATTTAAGATATTAGAGTATTTATCGTATCTTTTACAATTTAATTTAATGGGAATCTTTTTCATAAGTAAAAAGTTGTTAAACGTGTATAAAAATATGTATGAAAGTTAACAACACACTATAATAAAAATAAATAAGTGATCTTACATCGAGATCATACTGTTTAATAAGGATATTACATGCGCTTAAAGACCTTAATGTGAAGTAATATTTGATTCACGCTACAAAACACTAACTCCAACGATAACATGAGATTAGCTTTTTAAAATATTGTCTGTATACTTCCTGCTTTATGGATTATTTACAAGCTGTCTAGCGTTCTTATTAGTATAGCTTTCAGTAATAAATCTCATTAGGAGAGTACGTTAGGAGTAACTGAATTTTAAGAAACCTATAAAGTACGTTTGTCAGAAATCAAATCTTCAAGATCCTTTTAGCGTTATCCCTCATTATCTTCTCGTCCTTTATGACACTATATACTTGAAAAGCATATTCTGCCAAATCTTGTCCTTTAAAAGCAGGAAAGTCGCTTCCGTAAATTACCTTATCTGAAATTTCATTTAATCTAGGTAATACTTTCAATATATTCTTAGGGGGTATTGAGGAAATCTCTAGAAAAATATTCCTAGTAAATCTAGCCATATGAAATGCTGTATCGTACCATAATGGTCTCCCTGCATGGGCTAAAATTAACCTAATCTTAGGGAAATCCTTAGCTACATCGTCTACGTAAATTGGATCAGCATATTTATTTCTACTTCCTACACCTATACTGGTTCCAGTATGAATTAAAATCGGTAAGTCATGATCTTCAGCGAATTCATAAATATATAATAGCTCTTTTAGTCCTCCTTCTTCTTCTCTGTAAGCATTTGGTTTAAATGCGTGATGTACTGGATGCAGTTTAATACCAATAATCCCTAGGGAATACTGTTTATCTAATTCCTCCTTCACATTACACTTTAGGGGATTCACTTCTCCCCATTGAAGATAGAGATCCGGATTTCTTTTTCTTTCCTCATTATCAATGTAAAATCCGTCATAGCATTCATCAGTATAGCAAGGATGTGAGGGAACTAAAAGTATCTTCTCAATCTCCACATTATCATTCTTTAAGCTCATTTTCGTTCCTTCTACATTTTCCAAGAACTCCTTGCAGTGTTCTGGAATTTTTCTTGCAAATATATGATAGTGAACATGCGCATCAATAACTTTTATCATCAAATATGATGTTAAGTAATGCCTTTTATTTATTCATTAATTAATGTTACTAAACACAATTCTCTTTATTTATCTAAACTAGATTAATAGCATCATAGGGGATATTGAGATAAAAAGTCATCATAGATATGTTCTCAGAGTTTACTAGTGGATGAGTACTTGGTTAACTTGCAGTTTCCATCATTTTTATTGGCTTGAAATACATTCCTTGAAGACGTAAAAGCTGCAATTAGAGATTATGCTTTCCTTAGCGAAATATTTAGACTAATCTCAAATAAGCTAGGGATAAAGGAAAACGATTACTAATAAATCTCATATTAAGGGTTTAAGAGTTGTAAATTAAGTTTAAGCTTGTCAAAAACTTAATGTTTATGCTATTTTTATTTATTGTATATATGCCCTGATAGAAATGGTTTTATGTATTTTTAGTAAAAAATTTGTTATGTCTTTATTATTAGAAGTGAGAGTTTTGAAGTCCAGATGAGTTTTGAGAGCTACAAAATGTTGCTTAGGCTTTAGACAAGAAAACATTTAACTTTTCTATTTCCTATATCCTGTAAAGGAGGCTCTTCTCTTTTACATTTATCAATTCTAAGAGGGCATCTGGAATAAAAGGGGCATACGCCATCTTCCTCTATCTCCTTAATTTTTAATGAAAATTCTCCCAATAATTTGGGTACTGCAGCTATGAGAGCTTGCGTATATGGATGTCTAGGATTTTTTATGATGTCTTTAGCCTCTCCTTCTTCAACAATTTCGCCTTTATACATAACGATTACTTTATCAGCAATTATAGGAACAATACTAAAATCATGCGTTATTGTTATTAAACTCATCTTATATTTTAAAGCTATATCCAACATTGTCTTTATAACTTCGGCTTTAAGCGACGCATCTATCATAGTGGTAGGTTCATCAGCTATAAGTACCTTGGGTTTATAGACAATTGCTCTAGCTATAGCTACCCTCTGTCTTTGTCCCCCAGATAACTGAGTAGGATATTTTAGTAAGAATTGATCTGGAGGAGAGAGTCCTACATCATTTAACGAAGTATATACTGCTTCCCTAAGTATATCATCAGGCACTTTTCTAATTCTTAAAGGAAAGGCTACAATATCAAATACTGTTTTAGTGGGATTTAGAGAATCATAAGGGTCTTGGAAAATCATCGAAAAGTTCCTCCTTGACTCTAGATCAATTTCTTTTTTAGGATTTATAATTACTTTACCATCAAGTAGAACTTCCCCACTATCCGGTTTTTCTAGTCCTACCAAAATTTTCCCTAATGTAGTTTTACCTGAGCCTGATTCCCCTACTATAGCTAATTTTTCACCTTCTTTTAATCTGAAGCTTACATTTTTTAATGCAGTTATTGTTTTATTCCTCGATTTAAATACCTTAGTTAAAGATTTAACTTCTAACTCCATGCTTTATCATCCACGTTTATACATCTTATTTTTCTGTTTCTGAGATCTATCCTTTTTGGTAAATGTCCAGAGCATTTTTCTGTTGCTTCAGGACACTTTGAAAAAAATGGACATCCATTGATCTTTTGATCTTCAAATTCCAACACTTTATTATTCCTTTTTTTGTCTAAAATTAATCTTCCTTCTTCAAGTTCAGTAAGCGACCTTAGAAGATGTTTTGTATATGGATGTAGGGGCGATGTTATTATCTCCTTAAGAGAGCCTTGTTCCATATCAGATCCTCCATACATTATCACAATTTTGTTACAAAGTGTAGATGCAAGGCTGATATCATGAGTTATAAAAATGAGACTTAGACCCTTTTCTTTTATTATCTTCCTTAAAAGCAGTAGGATTTCTGCCTGCGTTATCACATCTAGAGCAGTAGTAGGTTCGTCAGCTATGAGAAGCTCAGGATCTAAAAGAAGAGAAGCAGCTATGACTACTCTTTGTTTCATTCCACCAGAAAGTTCATGAGGATAGAGTTTAAATGTGGAAGGATCAAGATTCACCATTTTAAGAACTTCATACACTTTTGTTATTGCATCTTCTTTATTAGAATTTTTGTTATGGTATTTATAGAGCTCCACTAGCTGATCACCAATTTTCTTGACAGGATCTAACGCATTTTGTGAAGCCTGAAATACCATTGCGATCCTCTTCCATCTAATGCTCCCCCACTCATCTTTACTTAATTTCACTAAATCTACTCCATTAAAGAGAATACTCCCTGATTTCACTATTGCATTTCTAGGAAGAAGTCCCATGATAGCCATAGCTGCTGTAGTTTTACCAGATCCAGATTCACCGACTATTGCTAACGAATCACCCTTCTCCACTTGAAATGACAAATTCCTAACTACATCATAATATTTTGAACCGAGTTTGAAAGACACTGTTAAGTCTTTAACTTCTAGTAGAGCCATTAGGACACCTCTAATCCTAAAACTTCCTCTAGTCTAAGAAAGAGTAGGGAAAAAGCGAATGCGACCATGAATATACCTATTCCTGGTGGTAATACCCACCACCATTCTCCGCTTGCGATAGCTCCAGATTGTAATGCGTAATAAAGCATGTTTCCCCAATTAGGTTGTGTGGGGACTCCTAGTCCTAAGAACGATAAAGCAGCCTGAAATAGGATAGCGAATATTATAACAAGAATGCTATTAGATATAATTAGGTTTATTACATTTGGGAGAATCTCATTAAACATAATTCCAGTATCAGATGCGCCAATTACCTTTGCACTGAGTATAAACCCTCTTTCTTTTAAACTCATTACTTGAGATGCTACAACTCTTGCAGGAAAAGGCCAAGATATTAAAGTTAGAACAAGTACTTGATTTAATAAACTAGGACCCAGATATACACCTAGTAAAATAATCAAGGGTAATGCTGGGATTAACAAGAATATGTCGGTTATAAGAGTTAAGAATTTTCCTGAATATTTAGCTGCATAATAACCTGCAGGTATGCCTATTACTATTACTAAGATAGAGGTTAATATACCAGTCAATATACCTACCTCTATTGGTATTAATCCCCCTGTTAAAAACTGGCTTAACACATCTTGACCTAAACTCGTCGTTCCAAATGGATGAAGAGATGATGGTGGCTGATTAGGTGCACCTACTCCCACAGCTTCTGGAGGATATTTTGTTATTAATGGTCTTAAAAAGGGAAACAACGAGAAACATACTATTATACCTAAACCTACTGCACCTTTAACACTATTTAAAACATTAATGATTAATTGTGAATATTTAGTTAATTGCATACTTTTCACCTTCGTACTCTGGGATCTAAAAACGAGTAAAGTATATCGACTACAAGTAAGGCAACTAATGTAGTTAGTGTTAACACGAAGAAACAACCTTGTATTGTAGGATAATCTCTAGCTAATACCGCTTGATATAAGAGTAGACCCATACCGGGATATGTAAATACGGATTCTACTAGAACAGCACCGCTTACTATATATCCCATTTGTATACCTAAGTTAGTTATCATTGGTAAAGACGCATTTTTCATCACATGACCATAAAGTATTCTTCTATCATCATATCCGAAGGCCCTCAAGGTTATTACGTAGTCTTCCCTTAAAGTATTAATAGCAGAGGCTCTCATAATTAATAAGTTACCTCCCGTGAGATAAGCCATTAAAGTGACGATAGGAAGGAATGAATGTGAAAATAAGCTAGATATAAAAGTCAAAAGGCCTATTTTAGTTACCGCAAAAGAACTTGAGAAATAGCCACTAGTAGGGAAAACCTTAATGATCACACCAAAGCTTATGAGAAGAATCAGTCCTAACCAAAATGTGGGAATAGATCTTAATGCCATCGATAAGAATATTGCAATATTGTCTACTTTCCCCCTTTTCCACGCCGAGATTAACCCTAAAACCATTCCTAAGAGAGCGGAAATTATAGTTGCTGTTCCGGTCAGAAATAATGTCCAAGGCAGTCTCTGTTCTATTAATGTAGATACTGGCTCCGGGTAATAAAGAAAAGAGATACCAAAGTTTCCAGTAAATACACCCTTTAAGTAAAGGATAAATTGAACATAAAGCGGTTTTGTTAAACCAAATTGCTCTAAAATTTGCCTCTGTGCTTGCGGTGTCATTAGTGGATTCACAAACCTAGAGACCGGATTACCTGGCATTAGTCTAGGTATAAGGAAGTTTAAAACTAAAAGAATAATAAACGCATAGAAGAAAAAAATAAATCTCTGAATAAGGTATTTTTTCCATGCCATAAATATTACCCAGATGGTGTTATACTTAAGAAGTTAGTATAATACCATAGGCCATATCTAGGTACTGCACTCCAATTCGTATAGCCTTGTACTGCCCATATATCTTGCCCGTAGGACAGCATTATCCATGGTACTTGCTGAGAAATAAAGTATTGTATCTGATCCACGTAGTATTTCTCTATAGACAGGGAAGGCGAGTATATTGCCTTAAGTATAAGATTATCCACGGTTGAGTTTTTGAAAACCGCAAAGTTAAGACCATTAGGTCCGGTTTCATTGGAATCAAAAGAAGGTTCTAGAAATAACATTGGATCAAAATATAATCTCCATGAACCAAGTGTCATTTGATAATTATGAGTACCTATTACTGTATTTTCCCAAGTTGTAGGATCAACTGATTCTACATTAACTGGTATTCCTATTTGTCCTAATTCTTGTTTAATTATCGTAGCCATCTCTATCCATGGTGCTTGATTAGGTATTAGTAAGGTAAAAGTAAGTTGCTGTCCT
The nucleotide sequence above comes from Sulfolobus tengchongensis. Encoded proteins:
- a CDS encoding amidohydrolase family protein, which gives rise to MIKVIDAHVHYHIFARKIPEHCKEFLENVEGTKMSLKNDNVEIEKILLVPSHPCYTDECYDGFYIDNEERKRNPDLYLQWGEVNPLKCNVKEELDKQYSLGIIGIKLHPVHHAFKPNAYREEEGGLKELLYIYEFAEDHDLPILIHTGTSIGVGSRNKYADPIYVDDVAKDFPKIRLILAHAGRPLWYDTAFHMARFTRNIFLEISSIPPKNILKVLPRLNEISDKVIYGSDFPAFKGQDLAEYAFQVYSVIKDEKIMRDNAKRILKI
- a CDS encoding ABC transporter ATP-binding protein, which produces MELEVKSLTKVFKSRNKTITALKNVSFRLKEGEKLAIVGESGSGKTTLGKILVGLEKPDSGEVLLDGKVIINPKKEIDLESRRNFSMIFQDPYDSLNPTKTVFDIVAFPLRIRKVPDDILREAVYTSLNDVGLSPPDQFLLKYPTQLSGGQRQRVAIARAIVYKPKVLIADEPTTMIDASLKAEVIKTMLDIALKYKMSLITITHDFSIVPIIADKVIVMYKGEIVEEGEAKDIIKNPRHPYTQALIAAVPKLLGEFSLKIKEIEEDGVCPFYSRCPLRIDKCKREEPPLQDIGNRKVKCFLV
- a CDS encoding ABC transporter ATP-binding protein codes for the protein MALLEVKDLTVSFKLGSKYYDVVRNLSFQVEKGDSLAIVGESGSGKTTAAMAIMGLLPRNAIVKSGSILFNGVDLVKLSKDEWGSIRWKRIAMVFQASQNALDPVKKIGDQLVELYKYHNKNSNKEDAITKVYEVLKMVNLDPSTFKLYPHELSGGMKQRVVIAASLLLDPELLIADEPTTALDVITQAEILLLLRKIIKEKGLSLIFITHDISLASTLCNKIVIMYGGSDMEQGSLKEIITSPLHPYTKHLLRSLTELEEGRLILDKKRNNKVLEFEDQKINGCPFFSKCPEATEKCSGHLPKRIDLRNRKIRCINVDDKAWS
- a CDS encoding NAD(P)/FAD-dependent oxidoreductase — translated: MRYDVVIIGAGHNGLVSSIYLAQKGLRVLVVEARSRPGGMSDTAEYKGVKYSRASYVLGLFPKKIQAELGVSFPTIDSDVADVFVTDEGKVVKIWRDKEKRFEEFKRLGQIKYPKMEELLFKIKEKIEKEMQYVIKPPSFEDFKEAIKGTELEIFAEPSRKFLNEYLDEEFHPYFSYGFMYDLPAYVVAYYFSLDWKIVRGGMGKVAEILAERAKQLGVDFIFNTKVEEIIIKDNIAGGVRFGDKIIESKIVLNAASPVLLGKLTNGLLKVNHPDFRPRWKRDTVLMRELPKLPDYMKQHLDTLFTLPIGEITIPSAVDDSLGGHVMTIMGSYDEAKEFFPDLEKKTIYVDRLDAFKLEKEYYAPYGDMNHMPMYTEYLFDNRPVKGWGYTTPIKNLYVTGSGTYPGGQVTGVPGRNSAMKILSDLGIA
- a CDS encoding radical SAM protein, whose product is MYDVILTSDRGTFTDYGGISPLGYVACLPYRLVPRFFMDRIFTPPIPTDKEGRALIAPYPLRKVEAILSKNGFNTIVTTPEKLEKVASKGAKVIGVNVHDPKGIEPVSAKLSIIFGGGETWTAKFFDELGEKISKLKGKYNLKVVVGGAGAWQLERDPPSWVDVVFIGHAEVDLPEVVKKLEEGEEVPKVVKGRYPIKLDDIPPIINPARGGEVQITRGCPRGCWFCSVTPDTFMSFPIDYIMKEVEVNMKAGIRDVSLITDDMMLYGTKRLNEVNHDAIVKLYTELKKVGVDYINFAHISAAPVKLSPKTVKAMGEIAGWSEEKAVAPVVGLETGSEKIFNKYMKMKAYPWNYSHWKDLIVEATAIMNESYIFPCYTMTIGYPEETDDDVEDSIKIVEYIIDHEPIAWIFPLPVIPMGLSKIRDNPLPVLDKLPSRYWDLLYISWKYDLKITRRLSKTIAYTSKNPFIRSVVTYMIDKIFNTIEWYFERLKETKGKSALEYRDLNLNTAYGLVWSIFQLFKLGFAST
- a CDS encoding DUF488 family protein, with translation MYTIGHSNRSLEDFLFLLKRYKIEVLIDVRRWPRSSKYPHFNRENLMIELEKEGVEYLWKEELGGYRKFRKDVEDRGIGKCFESEGFRAYATYILENDKAISALKEIEKINKVKAIMCAEKLPWNCHRKIISDWYLAKGYEVIHIIENENTIRHKLSKCAMIVDNRLYYK